Proteins encoded within one genomic window of Spirulina major PCC 6313:
- a CDS encoding chemotaxis protein CheW — protein MSDLVDTERMRVIVFTVHTHSFALPMKAVLKISPRPTQLHQGFDDVGLIELDGQTVRLLVLEQSWAVDPLPDHPFLILVQGGSDWILGIQVAELPNMMELDRASIQAIPEAARKTPLGSLCHYVALWHGENDTPQPIFLLDLALTLKAHHTEA, from the coding sequence ATGAGTGACTTAGTGGACACCGAACGGATGCGGGTGATCGTGTTTACGGTGCATACCCATTCCTTCGCCTTGCCGATGAAAGCCGTGTTAAAAATCAGCCCACGCCCGACCCAACTCCACCAGGGCTTTGATGATGTGGGCTTGATTGAACTGGATGGCCAAACGGTGCGCCTCTTGGTGCTCGAACAGTCCTGGGCGGTCGATCCTCTACCGGATCATCCGTTTTTGATTTTGGTGCAGGGGGGATCGGATTGGATTTTGGGGATTCAAGTGGCGGAACTCCCCAACATGATGGAGTTAGACCGGGCTTCGATTCAAGCCATTCCCGAAGCCGCACGGAAAACTCCCCTGGGGTCACTCTGTCACTATGTCGCCCTTTGGCACGGAGAAAACGACACCCCGCAACCGATCTTCTTGCTGGATTTGGCGTTGACCTTGAAAGCCCATCACACGGAGGCCTAA
- a CDS encoding helix-turn-helix domain-containing protein, producing MTTPPVSDRCTQRLRHHMARQNLPSFRQLAQQAGVSPATIRQLRAGQAARCRGETLAKIAIALDLTVDQLLTECSELPLTRPTPAPAPMDPSDALHILEPWLLQWPTVVAAVTKNPDLPASKIIPLVKPLERLLDHWQVKAIAPIGSEQPYDPTIHELMDGTATPGAIVRIRYAGYYHGEALLYRAKVSPVAIGSAQG from the coding sequence ATGACGACCCCTCCAGTGAGCGATCGCTGTACCCAACGCCTCCGCCACCACATGGCGCGACAGAATCTCCCCAGTTTTCGCCAGTTGGCCCAACAGGCGGGCGTTTCCCCCGCCACAATCCGGCAATTGCGGGCCGGTCAAGCGGCACGATGTCGCGGGGAAACTTTGGCAAAAATTGCGATCGCCCTCGATCTCACCGTCGATCAACTCCTGACCGAATGCAGCGAACTGCCCTTAACCCGTCCCACGCCTGCCCCGGCTCCCATGGACCCCAGTGATGCCCTCCACATCCTCGAACCCTGGCTCCTGCAATGGCCCACCGTCGTCGCCGCCGTCACCAAAAACCCCGACCTTCCTGCGAGTAAAATCATTCCCCTGGTCAAACCCCTAGAACGGCTGCTTGATCATTGGCAAGTGAAGGCGATCGCCCCCATCGGCAGCGAACAGCCCTACGACCCCACAATTCACGAACTCATGGACGGCACAGCCACACCGGGAGCGATCGTCCGCATCCGCTACGCAGGCTATTACCACGGCGAAGCCCTCCTCTACCGTGCGAAAGTTTCCCCCGTTGCGATCGGCAGCGCCCAGGGTTAA